A stretch of DNA from Cryptomeria japonica chromosome 4, Sugi_1.0, whole genome shotgun sequence:
ATTAAAACAAAGAGAAGGATATAATAACATgagtttgttttaaaaaattattaaaaagacacattcaaaaataaacaaatttattttattaaaatattcttaaataatattaaaataaaataacacttaactaaataaaacaaaataactctttaataaataaattaaaatgtttaactaaacataaaataaaataaacaatataaataaaataaaatatttgttgaataattattatagaaataaaataccataaaaaatatatctttaaacattttaaaatatttatacaaatcattatttaaaatcattttaatttaattaaaaatattaccaaaaaaatcatttaaaaaaaacaaaaaaaaacacacgaaacaacccaaaaaaaaaaagaatttcaaaataaaatctttGAAAGAAACATCTTACATAATTTATTGAGTACCTCAAAAGGAATATATATCACTACTATTAATACACATCTATCTCAAAGAGAATTAATGATCTCCTACTAATTCATATCGATCTTTCAAGTGTGAATTATTTATTGACTTCGATTTTATTCCAATCTTCCCCGCATTCCTTTAACCTCTCTTCCAACTCACCACTTGCTTGCAATACCACTATCTCCTTTATTCTCCTCAACCTCTCCAATCCCTCTCGAACTTTTTTCTTTTATGCCTAGCAATTCAAGATGTTTAATGCATCGCTCCCTCCTCCAAACGAGAGAATTGCAAAATTTATTAGAACATTGTTGCGTGTTCAAATATTTTAGCAATAGTAAAAATGGGGATTTTATGAAATTTCGTCCTTGCTTTACCTCAATTATAATTGGAATGCTTCTAGTCTATTCTAATTTTATCTTATATCGAGCTTCATatctttaaaaaacaaaaattaaatcattatctttttggttaattattatttttatctcttaaatatctttaaaaataattattaattttgataCATTAGCAATACCTCCATAGTTGCTTTTTATTAGAATTgttaaaaatatttgaatatatcTAGATATTTTATTAAATGGTCAATAGGGACAAATATTTTTAATCTTATCAACCAACTACTTCATAAAACATTTGCCAAAATTATAAATGTGTAGTGCTTGGCTAACAAgactatataaatatttgtgtctatTATTTATTTGATAGCACATTCAAGTGTTGTTAGTAAATATTAAAATAGATTCACATGGTATTTCTAGAAACATTACTTTCATATACTTCACCCCCACACCCCTTCTCCCTCCCCTCAAATATttataataattgaaaaaaaaaaattattcactaACCATAAGTTGTGTTTTGACAATCATGTCCATAATAATCTATTGTTTTTAGATTTGAATATATTCATTAATAATATCTTTTACAAATATATTTATTTACTTTGTctaactaaaatttattttaaatctattaaaagaatcaaCATTCACTAGATATAATTTCTAAATGACAAGATTATAAAAATTAATTACATTATTAttttatcaaataaaataaataattgaatattttaaaataaaataaaaaatacttaatTACAttgtatattaaattattaaaaaaaaaattaacatcatCGATTATTCTTTTCTAACTGAAAAACACATCCCCACGAGGCTTTTTACATGTAAAAGAAACTTGTgtaaacaatttatttttaaatttgtatatattcattaATAATCTTTTTACAAATATATTTATTTACTTTGTCTAACTAAAATTTATCTTAAATCTACTGAAAGAATCAACATTCACTAACTATAATTTCTAATTGATAAGATTATAAAAATTAATTACATTATTAttttatcaaataaaataaataatttaatattttgaaataaattaaaatacttaattacattgcatattaaattattaaaaaaaaaaattaatgtcgtCGATTATTCCTTCCCAACTGAAAAACAAGGAGGCTTTGTGCATGTTAAAAAAACTTgtgtaaacatttataaacaaaACGTATTTTTGATAACTATCAGTTAACGAGTTCTAAATCTAATAGTTAGTAacgattttcaaaataaaaaatctgaACGAAAGATCTTACAGAACTTATAGCACCTACTCCTAGGAGATCTCGATGTTGGGATTATTAGCCTTGATTTTCAACCAATCTTCCCCGCCTTCCTTTAGCCTCTCCTCCAACTCACCGCTTGCCTGCTCCACGTCTATCGCCTTCAGTCTGCTCAACAAGTCCAATCCCTCTGGAACTTTCTTCACCCGTGGACAATTATATATCCATAGCACTTCCAGGCGTTGCATGGCTCCCTCCTCCAATGCCGGCAACTCCTCCAAAAGAGGGAACTCATTAATCATCAGCCTAACCAGCTTAGGGAATCCCCCACTCTCTCCAAACTTCTCTGGCAATTCTCTGCATCTCGAATCTTTAACCAACCATAATGATTGTAAGTTGGGCATGGTTTCGAGAGATGGATAACCACTGCAGTCATAGAATGTAAGTTCTATGAGATTTCCCATACTACATATCCAATTTGGCACGGAGAAACGAATAAGAAAAAGATGTTGAAGATCTTTCATAATATTCATTTTCTCTGGTAATGCTGGAAGATTGGATTCTTCTATATCACCCTCCCTTGCAAGAATGCCATTTCCTACACAAAGAATTCTCATTTTCACCAGACGCTCAAGGCTACCATCTTCTACACTTCTCAATCCCCCTTCATcttctaaaaaaaaatatatttcatgGAGATTGGTCAGATTACCGAGGTCTTTAACATTTAAaaattcattttcttcagcagGGAGTGGGAAGGCTCTTGATCTCAGTGTTTTCAGACTCGAAAGACTTGATATTCCCTTGGGTAAATAATTTCTAGTAAGTTCTTTTGAACAATTTTTTAAATTGAGATAGGAAAGAGATTTGAGGTCACCTATCCAGTCAGGTACAGATTGTATGCTAGTGCATTCAGAAACATCAAGATACTCAAGACACTTGAGTCTTCTAACACAATCTGGCACCTCCCTGATCTTTGTATTAGACAAATTCAGAACCTTAAGAAGCTTTAATTTCCCAACACATTCTGGCAGTGTAGAGATGGCAGTGCTACTCAAGTCCAGAACCCGGAGTACTCTTCTTGTAATCTCTGGATTCTGAGAGAATGAGATGGTGCGGAGATATCGTTGACAATGAAGAGAGCTTGTTGAAATTGCATCAGTAGTTATACCCTTCCTCATTGTCCTAAATCTTATTTTAAAGTCATTGGTTCATCACAATCACATGATCTGACACAACGAAAGCAATTATATCTATCACCTATTAGAGCCCAACTTTGTTGTCCCATTTTTTTGTAGATTTGCCCATAAGCTTCCTTCTTGTAGTGACACTGTGTTAGGTTACTTTGATAACTAATCTAAGATAATCTATGTAATCTTTTCCCTTGCCAAAATCATGCTTTTATCTACCTTGTGTTTCTTCTCTAGCTCTATAAATTCATCCAATGTTGTAAAAAATCAAGAAGATTACCTTGGTTTTGGTTTTTTTCATTCATTGGAAAAAGATGTCAAAGTTTGTAAAGCTTCAAGAACCTCCTAGCCCTCCACTAAGGTTTAAAGACTCTCTGAAAGGCCAAGAAATTCAATCAATAAAGAAACCTCCAACAAAAGACTTATAGAACAAGACTAGGGAGATGTCAATGATTTCAAACGTTCAAGAACCTTTTGAAACCTTTGACAATGTTCAAGAAGTAGCCAAAAAACTGATATAGAGAACTAAGTAGAGAAATGAAAATTAGCTTAGGGGGGGAACGAAATGGATTCAAAATTTCTTCAACTAGCTAGCATAAAGgatgaaatgaagaaaaaaaaaggatAAGTCATGTGTTGGAGATATTAGGATTAAAGA
This window harbors:
- the LOC131032925 gene encoding disease resistance protein RPV1-like, which produces MRKGITTDAISTSSLHCQRYLRTISFSQNPEITRRVLRVLDLSSTAISTLPECVGKLKLLKVLNLSNTKIREVPDCVRRLKCLEYLDVSECTSIQSVPDWIGDLKSLSYLNLKNCSKELTRNYLPKGISSLSSLKTLRSRAFPLPAEENEFLNVKDLGNLTNLHEIYFFLEDEGGLRSVEDGSLERLVKMRILCVGNGILAREGDIEESNLPALPEKMNIMKDLQHLFLIRFSVPNWICSMGNLIELTFYDCSGYPSLETMPNLQSLWLVKDSRCRELPEKFGESGGFPKLVRLMINEFPLLEELPALEEGAMQRLEVLWIYNCPRVKKVPEGLDLLSRLKAIDVEQASGELEERLKEGGEDWLKIKANNPNIEIS